One genomic region from Bactrocera tryoni isolate S06 chromosome 3, CSIRO_BtryS06_freeze2, whole genome shotgun sequence encodes:
- the LOC120771677 gene encoding uncharacterized protein LOC120771677 isoform X1: MVILIINFYKKFLQLYTTTRLFWIVVIGISCWNMTVICILMLKRFLSDSISISVETSFLHWNITFPSVSICLSKSRSNVEIMRFLNEKNINYIKNIHNYLFITPTNINTKEDYCRAFNSTCGVNIHIARKQLLTQFCESIITDITFLEHKQHNCAKIFKFHDLEMGYCFLANNFMDYRNLDELPLRLSPFEAKKSLKFFLKQESLWKYEMYVHSNVDIPYFGLLSQTLGQDHIRYTYNMEEMLNSLTVNDESFEKRKCKFPHEIIYGSTYQYSFSTCMSDLRVILELKYCNCTLFTSPIRYFNYFCDFRGMTCISKEREISHLYKTRYIFTYARYFLQSIANLSCIYRYL, translated from the exons ATGGTGATtttaatcataaatttttataaaaaatttctccaGCTTTATACAACGACCAG ACTGTTTTGGATTGTTGTTATAGGCATCTCATGTTGGAATATGAcagtaatttgtattttaatgttAAAAAGGTTTCTTTCCGATTCTATAAGTATAAGCGTCGAAACTTCATTTCTACACTGGAACATTACGTTCCCATCTGTATCAATTTGTTTATCTAAAAGTCGGTCCAATGTGGAAATTATGCGCTTTCTGAATGAAaagaatattaattacataaaaaatattcataattatttattcatCACACCGACTAACATTAATACCAAAGAGGATTACTGCAGGGCCTTTAACTCAACATGTGGAGTAAATATTCATATTGCAAGAAAACAA ttactTACACAATTCTGCGAATCCATTATAACAGATATCACATTTTTGGAACATAAACAACACAACTGcgccaaaatatttaaatttcatgatCTTGAAATGGGTTATTGCTTTCTAGCCAATAATTTTATGGATTA tCGCAATTTAGATGAGTTGCCGTTACGACTTAGCCCGTTTGAAgcgaaaaaatcattaaaattttttctaaaacaagAATCACTTTGGAAATACGAG atgtatgtacatagcaaCGTGGATATACCATACTTCGGGTTACTTTCACAAACTTTAGGGCAGGATCATATAAGATATACTTATAATATGGAAGAAATGCTAAATAGCTTGACAGTAAATGatgaaagctttgaaaaaagaaaatgcaaGTTTCCACACGAAATAATCTATGGATCCACTTATCAATACAG ttTTTCAACATGCATGTCTGATCTCAGAGTTATTTTGGAGTTAAAATACTGTAATTGCACATTATTCACATCTCCGATAAGAT atttcaattatttttgtgattttcgaGGAATGACATGTATATCTAAag AGAGAGAGATTAGTCATCTATACAAAACaagatacatatttacatatgcaagATACTTTTTACAAAGTATCGCTAATTTGAGTTGCATCTACAGATACCTCTGA
- the LOC120771677 gene encoding uncharacterized protein LOC120771677 isoform X2 produces MVILIINFYKKFLQLYTTTRLFWIVVIGISCWNMTVICILMLKRFLSDSISISVETSFLHWNITFPSVSICLSKSRSNVEIMRFLNEKNINYIKNIHNYLFITPTNINTKEDYCRAFNSTCGVNIHIARKQLLTQFCESIITDITFLEHKQHNCAKIFKFHDLEMGYCFLANNFMDYRNLDELPLRLSPFEAKKSLKFFLKQESLWKYEMYVHSNVDIPYFGLLSQTLGQDHIRYTYNMEEMLNSLTVNDESFEKRKCKFPHEIIYGSTYQYSFSTCMSDLRVILELKYCNCTLFTSPIRYFNYFCDFRGMTCISKGLTKLKK; encoded by the exons ATGGTGATtttaatcataaatttttataaaaaatttctccaGCTTTATACAACGACCAG ACTGTTTTGGATTGTTGTTATAGGCATCTCATGTTGGAATATGAcagtaatttgtattttaatgttAAAAAGGTTTCTTTCCGATTCTATAAGTATAAGCGTCGAAACTTCATTTCTACACTGGAACATTACGTTCCCATCTGTATCAATTTGTTTATCTAAAAGTCGGTCCAATGTGGAAATTATGCGCTTTCTGAATGAAaagaatattaattacataaaaaatattcataattatttattcatCACACCGACTAACATTAATACCAAAGAGGATTACTGCAGGGCCTTTAACTCAACATGTGGAGTAAATATTCATATTGCAAGAAAACAA ttactTACACAATTCTGCGAATCCATTATAACAGATATCACATTTTTGGAACATAAACAACACAACTGcgccaaaatatttaaatttcatgatCTTGAAATGGGTTATTGCTTTCTAGCCAATAATTTTATGGATTA tCGCAATTTAGATGAGTTGCCGTTACGACTTAGCCCGTTTGAAgcgaaaaaatcattaaaattttttctaaaacaagAATCACTTTGGAAATACGAG atgtatgtacatagcaaCGTGGATATACCATACTTCGGGTTACTTTCACAAACTTTAGGGCAGGATCATATAAGATATACTTATAATATGGAAGAAATGCTAAATAGCTTGACAGTAAATGatgaaagctttgaaaaaagaaaatgcaaGTTTCCACACGAAATAATCTATGGATCCACTTATCAATACAG ttTTTCAACATGCATGTCTGATCTCAGAGTTATTTTGGAGTTAAAATACTGTAATTGCACATTATTCACATCTCCGATAAGAT atttcaattatttttgtgattttcgaGGAATGACATGTATATCTAAag
- the LOC120770818 gene encoding uncharacterized protein LOC120770818: MWRRKRVHLFPSKKYPYRAILTLNPNDKSRNPFRYFPLRNLPATKNMKWSNYMFPYKNFNQLLKTTPRTSYFLLSEENMRANLQNREQYLSRPILSTISTLQNNCVNTHNLNIPHGNELALCVEKMPTIPTTVQKVSLTKTKYISNISQFETTTRNPYIQYFGHSTRNTLMYNFFHATTVPNSINTSHIYFTIGDAITTPRTPNYSHFKLFKKQKHQSENNGSHPIINYKILRSNTATQYITSSHTSLPEYSNNAVKYSISDNETKNKSKYLHSYENSSVDTTKENWVIGQSINNCSKALLETNNHCASGDIPNLKEFISKVSLQTTTNTLGSYPIKTTVVFGTISTPITELPYLDNTSTTAIWNAVETSNYSGEKTSVLDKTSNYPPLYRRGKFIQNNKRLVFKESLKNKNRNIKTTALPTPIRPFKPKIKEKENYVSSQPNPTSQTKEQELLHDTVGRKMKKAKGKFHGRSRFRWTPSFEKSSGNVNNNKTTSSTIATVFTTSTQVSLLRNKMTNTFSRSKLIRHNKRTNIVQMNTTRSVINLHLQSTTPLASSTPESAIMRISNISGVKMLFPKNNTTNSIGNLPKASNAFIAELPIVTYFKEVTESRKV; the protein is encoded by the exons ATGTGGAGGCGGAAAAGAGTGCACTTATTCCCTTCTAAAAAATATCCATATCGAGCAATCTTAACATTGAATCCGAACGACAAAAG tagaAATCCTTTCAGATATTTTCCGCTACGCAATTTACCAGCGACTAAGAATATGAAATGGTCTAACTACAtgtttccatataaaaatttcaatcaattattaaaaacaacgCCCAGAACCAGTTATTTCTTGTTATCTGAAGAGAATATGAGAGCTAATTTGCAGAATCGTGAGCAATATTTAAGTAGACCAATTCTATCTACGATTTCAACACTTCAAAATAACTGTGTTAACACCCATAATTTGAATATACCTCATGGAAATGAATTGGCCTTATGCGTCGAAAAAATGCCAACTATTCCAACTACTGTTCAAAAAGTTTCATTAACTAAAACCAAATACATTTCCAATATTTCACAATTTGAGACTACCACAAGGAAtccatatatacaatattttggaCATAGCACAAGGAATACGCTTATGTATAACTTTTTTCACGCTACTACGGTTCCGAATTCCATAAATACGTCTCACATCTATTTCACTATAGGGGATGCTATAACAACACCACGAACGCCCAATTATTCACactttaagttatttaaaaaacaaaaacatcaaagtgaaaataatggaAGTCACCCTAtcataaattacaaaattctccGATCTAATACCGCAACTCAATATATAACTTCAAGTCATACGTCACTTCCTGAATATTCAAATAACGCTGTCAAATATTCTATCAGCGATaatgaaactaaaaataaatcgaaatatttaCATTCGTATGAGAATTCAAGTGTTGATACTACAAAAGAAAATTGGGTCATCGGTCAATCAATAAACAACTGTTCAAAAGCATTATTAGAAACAAATAATCATTGTGCATCTGGAGATATACCGAacttaaaagaatttatttcgaAAGTGTCGCTACAGACTACGACAAACACTTTAGGTTCTTATCCAATTAAAACCACAGTGGTTTTTGGAACCATTTCTACGCCTATTACCGAATTACCATATTTAGACAATACTTCAACTACCGCTATTTGGAACGCTGTAGAGACATCAAATTATTCTGGAGAAAAAACATCAGTTCTTGATAAAACCAGCAATTATCCTCCGTTATATAGAAGAggtaaatttattcaaaataataagagattagtttttaaagaaagtttgaaaaataaaaatcgaaatataaaaacaactgCTTTGCCGACCCCCATAAGACCTTTCAAACcgaaaatcaaagaaaaggAGAATTATGTATCTTCACAACCAAACCCGACTTCACAAACCAAAGAACAGGAATTATTACATGATACTGTTGGCAGAAAGATGAAAAAAGCAAAGGGTAAATTTCATGGCAGAAGCCGCTTTAGATGGACTCCTTCATTTGAAAAAAGCTCAGGCAacgtaaataataacaaaacgaCTAGTTCAACAATAGCAACGGTATTTACTACATCGACCCAAGTCTCACTTCTAAGAAATAAAATGACAAATACATTTAGTAGATCAAAACTAATTAGACACAATAAAAGAACCAATATAGTACAAATGAATACAACAAGGAGTGTTATAAACCTTCACTTGCAGTCGACTACACCCTTGGCAAGTAGCACACCGGAGTCCGCTATAATGAGAATATCAAATATAAGTGGCGTAAAAAtgttatttccaaaaaataataccACAAATTCAATAGGTAATTTACCAAAGGCAAGTAACGCATTTATTGCAGAGCTGCCAATAGTTACATACTTTAAAGAAGTTACAGAATCTCGTAAGGTATAA
- the LOC120771196 gene encoding SLIT-ROBO Rho GTPase-activating protein 1-like, translating to MGEKDQDIKSPMKRVGSTRKIVMFSSIRQQLNEQLRCLDTRVESQIGLIQEIQDFFRRRGELELDYSKSLEKFARGLLLKHKEQKQKRDHWPIFSTFACWQHLVKETQSLSKDHAILADLYSISIVASLQTTIEDVQRIYKKVKLIGYEIHEDIQHLLQELHTTMKTYQRYESECKSAKLKLVTAEAQRKKLEQTIAKEKLERNKKYKLTEKEIVKRDTKYKDARLKALKAKTEYQLCLEASNTTIHKYFVEDLCDLIDCMDLGFGSMISKAILMHVSADQGRSRAILQQADNLSHLIHSIDCRADKQKFLEHHHAAFIIPKRLELQCQQDQTEIIEMDIKKELHLDMEQRLETLGQRLRDLRIECDEVWKSLETAETKLLEHYNNKDNDTSDIFTEGKHYIHKTPNSNITPKLKAEKQDIEDYYILKIREYINGTSRIARLSAKAEFIRNVLVKNSSCCIPSQTKAITSTRKRIGRVNITGQPKLFGGSLEEYLEFTNEEVPLVMRSCIRVINLYGLHHQGIFRVSGSQVEISNFREAFERGEDPLADTNDASDINSVAGLLKLYLRELREPLFPIVYFEHFVSIAEIRSKEDIITAIRNFLSNLSPTVLIVIRYLFAFLNHLSEYADENMMDAFNLAICFGPTLMPAPEDKDQVQYQNQINELIKCMILYHDDIFPPDLVGLEYEKYISHEPFMDIFVGESPVDNVTEDPDSEICPSEDESETLEATVQFDFKARSNRELSIRKGDIVILRKQVSNDWWHGILNGTEGLIPDKYISLRIKGEDRDKISIEQYNHRDINVENEPTVEIQTETTKEDCHVYLQPNIDPISYNSRTDNEFYEHNSLNDYEKHAEIQIVNTCDNLERLPAPESKQCISDFNKKPINTHQNSIEILQRNADVVDNSVISDIPSVNVNVDSVQPTEDFERSIKTDDTTEEDLKNLSEFQKNKFLWEVRSRGTSKESCYNLPYEKKPIAPDLVMDLPISKNKSIFECAFQENAEDIDETTQIKGNTGIFKNADHTTVLKKKKSNDVSKAVSASKSVLVSEDLQSQSDLFIVEGNNLYANINPSSAKARGFKLDHELNQYQMAHKQNDLKNKETNSNENRVESNTSNNME from the exons ATGGGTGAAAAGGATCAGGATATAAAGAGCCCAATGAAAAGAGTTGGATCTACAAGAAAGATCGTTATGTTTAGTA GTATTCGTCAGCAACTTAATGAACAACTACGTTGTCTTGATACCAGAGTGGAGTCACAAATTGGATTAATTCAAGAAATACAAGATTTCTTTCGCCGTCGTGGAGAATTAGAGTTAGACTACAGTAAAAGCTTAGAGAAATTTGCACGTGGATTACTGTTAAAACACaaggaacaaaaacaaaa aagagATCACTGGCCAATATTTTCAACGTTTGCGTGTTGGCAACATTTAGTTAAGGAAACTCAGTCTTTATCAAAAGATCACGCAATATTGGCCGACCTATATTCTATAAGTATTGTTGCAAGTTTACAGACCACTATTGAAGATGTTCAGAGGATATATAAAAAG GTTAAATTAATAGGATATGAAATTCACGAAGATATTCAACATTTACTTCAAGAACTTCATACGACAATGAAAACGTATCAAAGATACGAG AGTGAATGTAAATCAGCCAAGCTAAAGTTGGTTACTGCAGAAGCCCAGAGAAAAAAATTGGAGCAGACAATTGCAAAAGAAAAACTTGAACGGAATAAGAAATATAAACTTACCGAAAAAGAAATAGTCAAA AGGGACACAAAATATAAAGATGCAAGACTGAAAGCGCTAAAAGCTAAAACTGAATACCAGTTATGTTTGGAAGCTTCAAATACTAcgatacataaatattttgtggaaGATTTGTGTGATCTAATAGAT TGTATGGATCTTGGATTTGGATCTATGATTTCAAAAGCGATACTAATGCATGTTTCGGCAGACCAGGGTCGATCAAGGGCAATTCTTCAACAAGCAGATAATCTCTCACATTTAATACACTCGATCGATTGTCGAGCTGATaagcaaaaatttttagaacacCATCATGCAGCGTTTATAATACCTAAACGTTTAGAGTTGCAATGCCAACAAGATCAGactgaaataattgaaatggatataaaaaaagaattacatTTAGATATGGAACAAAGATTAGAAACTTTAGGTCAAAGGTTGCGAGATCTTCGCATAGAATGCGACGAAGTTTGGAAGTCACTCGAGACAGCTGAAACGAAACTCTTGGAACATTATAATAACAAGGACAATGACACCAGCGATATTTTCACTGAAGGTAAACACTATATACATAAGACACCCAACAGCAATATTACGCCTAAGTTAAAAGCTGAAAAGCAGGACATCGAAGATTATTACATATTG aaAATACGAGAATATATAAACGGAACTTCACGCATAGCACGTTTAAGCGCAAAGGCTGAATTTATACGAAACGTTTTAGTTAAGAACAGTTCATGCTGTATACCTTCTCAAACGAAAGCCATAACATCAACCCGGAAGCGAATTGGACGTGTTAATATTACTGGCCAACCAAAATTATTTGGCGGTTCCTTAGAAGAATATTTAGAATTTACCAACGAGGAAGTACCACTTGTTATGCGTAGCTGCATACGTGTCATTAATTTATATG GATTACATCATCAAGGAATATTTAGAGTTTCCGGTTCCCAAGTGGAAATTTCAAACTTTCGAGAAGCATTTGAAAGGGGCGAAGATCCACTTGCAGATACAAATGACGCGTCGGATATTAATTCCGTTGCTGGGCTTTTAAAGCTGTACTTGCGAGAATTAAGGGAGCCATTATTTCCTATAGTATATTTCGAACATTTTGTATCTATAGCAG aAATACGTTCAAAAGAGGATATCATAACAgcaataagaaattttttaagcaaTCTTTCTCCTACGGTTTTAATAGTTATTCGTTATTTATTCGCTTTTCTAAATCA TCTATCGGAATATGCGGATGAAAATATGATGGATGCATTTAATTTAGCTATTTGTTTCGGTCCGACCCTCATGCCTGCGCCGGAAGATAAAGATCAAGTTCAATACCAAAATCAGATAAACGAGCTTATTAAATGTATGATATTATACCACGATGATATTTTTCCGCCGGATTTAGTAGGCTTGGaatacgaaaaatatatatctcaCGAACCTTTCATGGATAT TTTTGTTGGTGAATCCCCAGTCGATAATGTGACCGAAGATCCGGACTCAGAAATTTGTCCCTCCGAAGATg AATCAGAAACTCTGGAAGCCACAGTTCAGTTCGATTTTAAAGCACGATCGAATCGTGAATTATCAATTCGCAAAGGAGATATCGTAATCTTAAGAAAACAG GTATCTAATGATTGGTGGCACGGAATATTAAATGGAACAGAGGGACTAATACCAGATAAATATATATCGCTTAGAATCAa AGGAGAAGACAGAGACAAAATATCTATTGAACAATACAACCATAGGGATATTAATGTTGAGAACGAGCCGACTGTTGAAATTCAAACAGAAACCACAAAAGAGGATTGTCACGTATATTTACAGCCTAATATTGATCCAATATCATACAATTCAAGAACCGATAATGAATTTTATGAACATAATTCATTGAATGACTACGAGAAACATGCCGAAATACAGATTGTAAACACCTGTGACAATTTAGAG CGTCTACCGGCACCGGAGTCAAAGCAATGTATttccgatttcaataaaaaacccATTAACACTCATCAAAACAGCATCGAAATATTGCAAAGAAACGCAGATGTAGTAGATAATTCAGTCATATCCGACATACCCTCGGTAAATGTTAATGTTGACAGTGTTCAACCTACAGAGGATTTTGAACGTTCTATTAAAACTGACGATACAACCGAAGAGGATTTGAAGAATTTGAgtgaattccaaaaaaataaatttttatgggaAGTAAGATCACGCGGTACATCCAAGGAAAGTTGCTACAATTTGCCATACGAAAAGAAGCCCATTGCACCCGATCTAGTTATGGATTTACcaatctcaaaaaataaatcaatttttgagTGTGCTTTTCAAGAAAATGCAGAG gaTATCGATGAAACAACACAGATAAAAGGAAATACGGGGATTTTTAAAAACGCCGACCATACGacagttttgaagaaaaaaaaatcgaatgatGTATCCAAAGCAGTCAGTGCTTCAAAATCCGTGTTAGTTAGTGAAGATCTACAATCTCAAAGTGATCTTTTTATTGTAGAAGGAAATAATTTATATGCCAATATAAATCCTTCATCCGCGAAAGCACGTGGATTTAAATTAGATCACGAATTAAATCAATATCAAATGGCGCACAAACagaatgatttaaaaaataaggaaacgAATTCGAATGAAAATAGAGTTGAATCAAATACAAGTAACAATATGGAGTAA